Below is a genomic region from Gigantopelta aegis isolate Gae_Host chromosome 1, Gae_host_genome, whole genome shotgun sequence.
TTTCGCGTCGTTCGCGCCCAACCTCAGGTCGCGAAATTTATACGCACATATTATTTTCACACGCATTATTTTTTACAGAGGCCAAAGGTCAGTCGCGAAATTTAAACGTCACGAACATGCGCTAAGGTGCGTATTCGCGAAAAATCCCACTTTGCAATATTAATCCGGTttacagtatgtatgtatgcgtgtgtgcgtgtgtgcgtgtgtatgtgcgtgtgtgcgtgcgtgcgtgcgtgcgtgatgTATATATCATTGTAACGATTGCATTCAGCTTTTCTCtctactctctttttttttatcttaattttatctttgtcgtctatggaatttaatttggTCTGGTGCAACCTAAAGACGTGTTTCGCGTCAGTTTACGCCTGGGGTTACTATAGCATTAAAAAATGTTGAACTGCACGCGCTTTTATGCGATTTATACGACTTCCGTTTACCTTAAATCAAAATAAAGACAAGACAatcattgtaattgtatgtgtaTCATTCGTCCAATGTGACAAATCAAatgacattcccgagtttgctgcaatttttaagatgttatcgactaaaagagactttttaacgattgtaattacatatcaaatatattttgttgcataaatattagtgtctgtatattaaacgtgtttctgatcgttctaatatttgtactaggttaactttcattatatttcctaatatatatttttttcgtacgtacgaaattatttaaagacaaaatccagtttgggcttcttataaacattaagacgaccagaaacacattgagtatacagacactgatattctaaacaagaaaatatatttaatatgaattttaatcgtagaaatattttattagttggaatcatcttataatgcagcaaactcaggaatgtccctttaatggaagACAAACACTATTTCTTTTCACGGTTTACCTACtctaaaatattatattctaaTAGTTTGTATTATTTGTGAAACAACTTGCCATACACATTTCTGAAAGTTCtataaaaagattttaaaattctAGGACGccgataaaataaaattatgcgatttatataaaattttcaaTGGATTTCTCAAAGTAGACCATTTCATAACTTGTGAGATGATAAACCTGAAATGAATATAATGGCTGTTAGATACAATTtgagttgtttaaaatgtatgtaatgagCGAAAAAgtgttagatacgtttttaaacaacggtttgtaagataaatggtaactAATGGACGCGAATGtagtatttaaattttatttttttacatatcctcaaaaaaagCCAGACTTTTTACTCAAACTTAACAGTCTTTTCCGACTATAAtctatttacagcccttgcgtTCGTAGCTAACTTACACGTCACCAATAACTCATTTTCATATTAACTTATACGTCAgagtaatcgatttcgatcgtgctgttttGTCATTGGATGGAATGACATTGGCAACCTGGGCATCTTCAAGGAGCAGCCAATCGTATGGCTTCAAATTGTTTTCACACATATGcgttattagtatgtgttatcaaaaataacgaatgatgttctcacccaAGGGTTTATATGAAATAATGGATTAAAACATATAGCAGAAGTTTCACCTTGACCCCAAAATTCAGCCTTGGCTCCCTGACTATGTTAGTTAAGACCAAAAATCGCGATGAGTGATATCGTGTGTTTTTGTCATTACTGAGATTAGGAAACAACAGAAACACGTACGTTTTTTAAGGAAGTACAATATATCACTGTAGGTTGCATTGTACCAAATACTAAAGTTCCATTTCAAAgttaaatatttacggagtaaaaataGCTGCGGCTCTGATTAAAAGCAATATGTGCCATtgattatttatgcaaatactattatccattgccataaaacaaatacacttttattaattttgttatacagttgtttaatattaccagtatactACCAGAGGGTGAAATCAGTGGAGGGCACCCCGAACAATGGAACTGCGATTTTTGGCAAAACTgagggttgctaataaaaacattaattaaatattttatgtaactgTGTTCTGTAGGAGTTAGGTTGGATATTGCTGTGGTAGGCTGTCCTAAATCTTAATGCTCCATTATAGCGATATAGTGAATGCTAGGGTCCGTTACTAgttagccagtgcactacgactggcatatcaaaggccgtggtatgtactatcccaatctaattaaaattagctccactattacatgtgaatctaacaccagccagttggagttcatgtccaccaatcaaaaccttacttgcagaatcctgccagtgatttaaaaataatttgaaaacattccgaattatcctgagggtatacgatatgtttcatgtgaattacgaatgccttatttagaccagtagaaataattttaatcggattgctaacaacactgcgtagtccccaatgtccaggtaacatttcgtctgtaaataataatttaaatattgaccaatcacacttcgccttttataacgttatttgggagcatacaaattctaaaaatatcgggcgagtctattttagtggccgcagtacagcgaaccataccaatacgtacggggtgggttatcagtcttcaattttacattaaaaattatttatttatttataaaaaaccacaaactaaatcagtcttcagttttacattacaaattatttattttataaaataaaacatgttttaaggcattcgtaattcacacgaaacatgtcgtataccctcaggataattcggaatgttttcaaattatttttaaatcactggcaggattctgcaagtaaggttttgattggtggacatgagctccaactggctggtgttagatccacatgtaatagtggaactaattttaattagcttggtactatcctctctgtgagatggtgcatataaaatgtcccttgctgctaatcgaaaagagtagcccacgaagttgcgacagcgggtttcctctctcaatatctgtgtggtccttaaccatatgcctgacgccatataaccgtaaatacaatgcgttgagtgcgtcgttaaataaaacacttctttctttccgttACTAGTTCTGgaatatgttttgaaattattttgttatgttttgcAGAAGCTAATTCGAGACATGGACGATAAACCGGCAGGGGTTCAACCCAGGAAAAGACGAAAACCGATTGGAATTATTGGAACCGGAAACTACGGAAGAGCACTCGCAAAAAGACTCGTTTTCTCTggctatgacgtcattattgGAAGCAGACGACCGCAGTTCCGGCAACTCTCCACGTACGACAAATGTCTCTGTGACGTAGAACTGACAGACATTGTGGATTGCGTGAAGAGATGTGATGTCCTCTTCGTCGCAATCCACGCCGAGAATTTCAAAGTGACTTTGGAATCCATCAGTGACGAGTTTGACGGGAAAACGGTCATTGACGTGTCAAACCGAGACAGCTGCCTGTCGAGGACGTCCAACACCGAGTATCTCTCTTCTCTGATAAAAGACGCCAAGGTTGTCAAAGCGTTTAACGTGATTTCTTCATTCGTCATGGAGAACGACATCGCCGGGGGAAGCAGACGCGTTTTCGTGGCTGGAGACGATCCGACGGCTCGCGATGACGTCTGCAACCTAGCACGTGACATGGGTTTCGCGCCAATCGTCATAGGTGGCGCGGCTTCTGCTCAGAAGATCGAGGCTTTCGTTTTACAGCGCTTTCCGGGATGGAAATGTCCGATCTTCATAACGTTTGGCATTTTTAACTTGTGGTTGTTGTATGTCGTGTACATTTACTTCATCGACAAAACAGCGTATCGGTGGGACCAGATCTTCGTCAAAGTGCTCAACAAGCCACTGTGCATGACGGCCATTACTGTGATGGCTCTAGTGTACATGCCTGGGTGTCTGTCGGCCTTTCTGCAGCTGGTGAACGGCACGAAGCACAAACATTTTCCAAAATGGATGGATTCGTGGCTGAGGTACAGAAAGCAGTTTGGGGTGATCTGTTTCGTTCTCGTCTCAACGCACGTAATCATGTCTGTGTTGCTGATGAGCCCCACCTACTATAGCTCCTGGTTTCAGAGTCCAGCCATCCACATCCCGCGTAACACGAGCGAAGACCTACATCTACCAATGAAAGTCTGGATGACGTGGAAGGGCGAAGCCGCCTGCCTCGTAGGCATTGTCGCTTACGTCATGCTGTGCGTCACCGCAATAACCACACTACCTTCAGTCGCGGACACGCTCAACTGGCGGGAATGGCGTCTGCTTCAGTCGAAGCTGGGTCACGTCATTCTGGTGCTTTCTGTCACTCACGTGATCGTCATGGGCGCGCCAGGGTGGATTAAAGAAAACTCCGCGAAGATAATACAGTCCATAACATTTCTCAGTATAATCCTACCAACGATCGTTCTgttgatgaagtttattttaCTCCTGCCGTACGTGAGCTCGTACGTGAGGAAGATTCGACGCGGCTGGGAGAGAAACCCGAATCCAGTTGTGTCTGGGAACCGGAAAGGAGAGGAATACGTCGTGTTACACTGCGACGACCGCCCCAAGGCCAGGTGTGGTGGCAACGCAAGATGTGGATGTGGACAAAGTACTAGGCGAGCGCCAGTATCGAGAGTAATTCCGACTCCGTGTTGCGGATGCTCTGTTGTATAATACGAGACAAGGCCCAGAGTCAACATTGTTGCAGCTATCTTatacagggagagagagagagagagagagagagagagagagagagagagagagagagagagagagagagagagagagagagagagagagagagagaatgggtggagatagatagatagaactGTATAATTCAACTGATCGCAGTCTATGCTTTGCATAAAAGaattaaggtctcactacatagatgtcatctgccactgaaacccatgttaaagtgccaaacttcaaatgaagattgccaatagaacgggttctcggtggcactaacaacatacaccattacGAATATACAtcatataagcatttatttttattccaaaattgagaacatttttgTCTCAGTTTTtagctatatgaccgcatctagctgtagtaccggtccgaacaggtgctTGTTGAACCCATTCACAACAACCGGCTcttccgctatacacccatgttcCAAGAAGTCAATACACAAtagtacaaaataacatgggggGAAatccagccagaaggcttaccattgaaaaaggccaattgttttaattcttccccaattactagaagtgaatatgtgaacgacaacatatgtcacaagtAGGAACTATaatggaccgtgatgaatgaactctcacccggaagtcaactGTGTTGGGAGTCCTTAatgctacgatatcgtaaaaccgttgTACACTATAACGTGTATGGCAGTGACGTCATAACCTACGACGTTTTTACAATACCGTTGCACCAAGATAGCCCTGAAAATCTGTAGCTAGGGCCCATATTTGTCAATGTattttagcgctacgatatcgtaaaactgtcGGGGGcattgtatttgttttcacACCAAAGTTGAGAACATTTACGTCTCAAGTTTTTGCTATATAatcgcatctggctgtagtaccggtccgagcAGGTGGTTCAAGAGCCGATTCACACCAGCCGCCATTTCCGCTTTAAATCCATGTTCCAAAaacgtcaatgcacaatattacaagaTAACATGGACAACATCCAGCCAGAAGGCTCAccattgaaaaatacaaatcaCCAGACAAACTCTAATTGCCCTTCTTTAAATCTTTAGATTTTGTAACCCccttttacaaaatcctggatgcGCCATGCCAAAGGTTATGGTTTGAAATCCCAAACTAGACAATGGCAGATGGTGGGTGCGGGCGGAAATCTTTCCCCGTTTGTAATGATGTACGATTTCTGAAGGGAAGATCAACACATTACTGTCTCATGATTGTTTAATTTAGTATGTATaggttgtgtttgtattgtttcatgttttattgttctTCCCAGGTGTTACTGCGCTAGTGAGTTTACAAAGACTGgttttgtcttacacgcatATAACTTCATGTTTTGTTGagaccaccccccaccccccccccccccccccccccccccccccccaggtttcgtaaattcgacccatattctttttgtttcctttgataTAAATTAGCTGACATGTATGGGTTATATGGATATACTGTTTCCTTACACCTTTGTGAGACAGCTGGATTCTTCTGTCATACCTGGGACAATCTACGAAAATGTTACtatatttttgtgaaataaaatgaaaagaacTGTTACGTGacccatttgtttttgtgtatgtaaTACGTTTTCTTTAACAATACGGTAAAACCTGATGCGCAGTCCCCGTCACtaggcccattggtctatttctcgttcttccggttcaccacgactggtatatcaaaggccttagTATGTGTTATACGGtgtgtaggatggtgcataagAACAATTCCATACCAGTAATGGACAAATGCATCGAGTTTGATCTCTAAGTGAATAAGTCACAAATGactaaatatttgatatccaatagccgataactaataaatcagtgtgctatagtggtgtcattttaatttcaaaaccaAGTggtgagttttattttaatttcagaacCAAGTGgcgagttttattttaatttcaaaactaaGTGgcgagttttattttaatttcaaaaccaAGTGgcgagttttattttaatttcaaaaccaAGTGgcgagttttattttaatttcaaaaccaAGTGgcgagttttattttaatttggcgaaataattccaggaaataattgatattttgtcagAAAATAACTGTATTTCTGCACTTTTTGAAGTTTGAAATATAATTTGACGAACCTTTCTGCAGACTCAGATCTAACCCTGCAATATTgtgctatttatttctgataaaCTGTCCAGGCACCCTGCTCACCTGGTAAAGGGAGACAACTGACACTGGAACAAAAACAAGTTGATCAGGTCATATTATAATATGAGGCGCTTTGCAGGGGAAGGGTTTTGGAAGTGGAAACCCCTCCTTGCTCTAGCAAagtttttgtttcagtatattttccggcggagcatgactcgacccacCTCTTATAAACTTCGCTCATCACGCGCCTGCATATGTTGAATACTAATTTGATTTTGGATTGAGTGGTCAGTGCATTATCTTTATACTTAGGGGCAGTGCCACTCTGCCCGCTTTAGTGGTTAGCGAGGGACCACGTGGGCCATgcaccccattttttttttactgtattaaattttataaaatcattcatacatacatacatagtgtgggttggccCCCTCAACAGTGGGTCCCCACAATCTACCCGATTACCCCTCTCCATCCTAGTTCTTGCGACGCCTATAGCACGTCTCTACACAcgaaatatatatactagtatacaagaTGCAGGATCCGATAAACAAGTAtaatttatgtacaatatataatgtatataatatatagtaaacATGTATACTTACGTCTGCGCGGCTTGTGCCATAAGGTGCACAGTAACAAATAggaacattaaagggacataccatagtttttaaacactacagcatatttgtcACTGTTACAGCCGTTTaagatcactgaaatcaaactttacttatattttattgcttagattatcgatttccgtacaaccgaagtgtttctggtcacccGGGCTTTTcccaataccacaaaatgcatttttcatctgtttaaaaacgcacgtgcgtctgagaagtagtggTTACTGATTGTGTTCTAGTGTATTTTTCTGGCTACTTCCCGGTTTTAACGACATTGTAGACTCTACTTTCACTCCGTTgtgactttattcaaatgagttacaggtttgtagattaactaaacctaGTGTCCATTTGTTATGGGTTTAAACAAGGGTCTACGCCTTTAAGTGTATGTACTGTCTAAGTGCATTAGTAGATCATATATTAGTAGATCATATATTAGTAGATCATATATTAGTAGATTCTATCAATTTTATGAGAACAGAAAATGTTAACTTCATAGGCAATGAGAATTGATATAAAGCTGCAGACTAAGAACTCTTACGACCTTTTTGTTTCTGtgcatattttttataatgaatgaatgaatgaatgaatgtgtaacgacaccccagcacgaaaaatacattggctattgggtgtcaaactatggtaagtgCGTATTTTATACGATCCATGCCACAAAAGGTTTTAAATCTACAGATTCGCAAGTACAAAAGGTTTTAAATCTACAGATTCTCAAGTACAAAAGGTTTTAAATCTACAGATTCGTCAAGGAAATCACGAAATGTTAGCGATCTGTAATTATTGGGTTCTTACTTGAAATTGAACTGTAAACATAACCAAGGAACTTTGTGATAACATCAACAATAGGGCTTTCACGAGTCCAACAGTCGAGTCCAAACTATTGGACTCGAGTattcgagggtcaaactcgacccggacccgagcaCCCGACTtaacactagatgataatgagactaagaaataaagtaaatagcattatgcatcttaattccagcgctgaacatggatgctaAATCATGACATTgtattcagggccgtagctagcagggggacAAGGGGGGTAACCAgaaaaaattcggaaagcattatagaaacttaaagaaaaggagtttaagactattaactactcagttccccccccccccccccccccccccccccccccccccccccccccccccctcccaacaaaaaatcctagctacggcgcTGGTATTGCATTCATTCAAAACCTGGTTGAtactagggcctccacgagtccaaaatattggactctaGTACTCGAAGGTCAAACTCGatccggacccgagtacccgaaacttacactagatgatgatgagattaaagaataaagttaaatagaattatgcattttaattccagggctgaacatggatgccaaatcatgtcattgtattgcatttagaaaccggttgatatatttagtgttatgatggatggacggtcagtttaaaaaaagaaactagcgcatgatcttataattattgtgtcagttatatcgttgattatctaatCCTGatattattgtcctacattgtccagtgtattatagttgatcattgtattccaccttgtacgggtactcgagtcctgtgaacggactcgagtcttgctagactcgacccgtgcgcgagtacttgagtactcgtggagaccctagttgATACATTCAGTATTGTGACGGACGGACAGccagataaaaaaacaacaaaaaaacttgcatacaattagtttcatttttcattttaatttatgttcgtgcttatacccaattaaagggacattcctgactttgctgcattgtaagatgtttccgactaataaaatatttctacgattaaacttgcatattaaatatattttctggtttagaatgtcagtgtctgtatattcaacgtgtttctggtcgtcttaatatttgtaagacgcccaaactggattttgtcttcaaataatttcgtacgtacgaaaaaatacattttaggaaataaaatgaaatttaacctagcacaaatattagaatgatcagaaacatacagccactaatattttatgcagaacaatatatttgatatgtaattacaatcgttaaacagtctttgttagtcgataacatcttaaaaattgcagcaaactcgggaatgtccctttaaggttcaagcacgctgtcctgggcacacacctcagctatctgggctgtctgtccaggacagtggattagttgttagttggttagtggttagtgagaaagaagagggcatagtggtcttacacctaccggttgagcccttaagaactcgctcttggCTGgagccgggctgcgaaccacgTAGGCCTACCTACCAGgctaaccactgcgccactcaGACCGGCTATAAGTAGTGTGTAACTTGTATCACTGATTAGTTACTGCTGCAATTAATGCCCTACATTGTCTCGcctgcacgggtactcgagtcacGTGAacagactcggcccgtgcccgaaTAATCGTGGAGACCCTAATCATCAACCGCATCTGGATGGAGATCCCCGCGAGCACTCGCGATCGATCGATCTAATGCTTGTTTTTCACCTGACTTTAAATCAATGTAGCAGGAGGGTGGGatacactccccccccccccccccccccccaagaaaaaacaacaaaaaaaccaataaaaaaccccaacaacaaatactactcctaataaaaaaaaaccttgaacACGCCACAGTATACACGTCATAGCTACACGTTTATGACGTCATCCCACTGTCTCTCACAGTTACTATTATTAATCTACGCGTTAATGTGGATTCCGCCAGCTGACGCCTGTGTTTCGATTAGTTACCGGCCGATGTGAACCGACTGTCCAGCGATTTCACCATACAGGTATGGATTATCAAGGCCTTCAATCTACGTCACGTAGGTTGGTCTAGTGCGCGGAAAGAAGGTCTAATGCGCGGAAAGAAGGCCTAAGCTACGTTTCCATAATTATGTAATTTGTTCGTATACGTACTGCGTGAACTCGCGAATCCGTGTCCGTGTTGATCGTGTCCATACCCGTGCGCGTATAACCGTTATCGATGAAGACATCATGGCAGATATTAATTTCGAAAGGACACGATAAGAAAATAGTTGAGTTTACACACTTGCCCAAATTGACGATGATGCTTTCTTTCGTATGGCGTCATTTCTTGTGGGATTCCACGCTTCCGTGACAGCGATTCCAAAACCACGTACACGCATCATGCACGTTTCGCGGATTGCACGGAAacgttcaacgacaccactagaggacatttattggttaatcatcggctattggatgtgaaacatttcgtaattttgacataatatagtcttagaaaagaaaccctctacagttttccattagtagcaagggatattttatgtgcaccatcccacagacaggatagcacataccacggtatttgatataccagtcgtggtggactgaatggagcgagaaatagcccaatgggcccaccgacggggatcgatcctagaccgactacgCGGATAGCATGGAAAGACCGACATTGGAGACATATTATTTCGATAATTCACGGAATTACGAATTCGCGGAAAACATACATATGGAAACGTAGCTATATGtgctgaatatttatttatttagttgttattcaacaacaaaataataataataataataataataataataataagtgcaTCAAAGATACCGTACGATTAGGTTTTTGCCTGTGTTAAAACCGTGTCATTAAATGTCtagatatttttaaacacttatatttatttcagcAGTTAAGCGTGTCTGCCTTAAACCACATCCTTACAACTATGGTCTCACTaaacagatgtcatctgccattgaaacccatgttaaactgcccaacttcaagcgaagattgcccatagaacgggttctcgttggcactaacaacatacaccattgcgaacatacattatataagcatttattttcactccaaaattgagaacatttccgtctcaggtttttgctatatgaccgcatctggcagtagtaccggtccgaacagttggttcattaaccgattcattccggctgtcacttgcgctatatacccatttcccaaaaggtcgatgcacaatattacaaaataacatgggcaaaatacagccagaaggcttaccattaaacatacatattgttttaattcttcaccatttcctagaagtgaatatgtgaaccataacatgtgtcacaattaggaactatagtggaccgtcatcaatcaactctcacccggaagtgatctgtgtagtgccgtgatgaatgaacgctcacccggaagtgatctgtgtagtgccgtgatgaatgaactctcacccggaagtgatctgtgtagtgagacctattcCAAAATATTGGATCAAAGTGTAAAATATGCTAGGGTATTCCTTGATATGATTTTAACATACCCATAACGGTAATGATACTGTGTATTTGATGTGTTAATAATATTCttcattaattaaagggacattcccgagtttgctgcaatttttaagctGTTATCGATTAATAGTGActactttttaacgactgtaattacatattaaatatatttttctgcataaaatattattggctgtatattaaacgtgtttctgatggttctaatatttgtactagattaaatttaattttatttcctaattttttacgaacgaaattatttgaaggcaaaatccagtttgggctttttacaaatattaagacgaccagaaacacattgaatatacagacattgatattctaaacaagaaaatatatttaatatgtaagtttaatcgtagaaatattttattagtcggatacatcttacaatgcagcaaactcaggaatgttcctttaaagggaAATTAGCTAATATACATCAACACTACATAGAATATTGAGTATGATACGCATAATAAAGTCATCCGCCGGGCTATGCTGTATCTTGATTATACTTGATGGGTTAGGAACTGTTACGAGTGGTCATTCAAATAAAACATGACGCTCGGGGTGGGGTGTAGGTGCAAACTACATGTGACGTTACAAGGGGGTGAGGTGCAAGCGTGTTCAGAGGGGTGGTTTCGGGGAATCGAAACACCCTCCGCTCAAagggatttaaaaaacaaatacatagaggatatgccatgttggtttttttgtgggttttttttcaaatatgatttatatatactcttcaaaaaaagaaacgcaaaagggtacaaatgggttataactccgattttatgtttcctaccggttcatgctttgtgaatataaggtcattgcatgtcccaaacacattcccacggttacattcgataaaacgcagctactgtacaataaagttccaaaatgtgaatattcgcaaaaacgcagccacgtgcaaaccatgtcaccactgcacgtgcgttgtctgcacgtgcaacatgaacaccgacagtataaaagtgcagggtgttcgcttgcctggcctctgtatctggccgacagttgacaatccaggacatgccacgtctcagtgaaccgcagagaaacaatgccatcggccgactagacgcaggagaatccagaacggccgttgccagggcattccatgtgtccccaagcaccatctccagactgtgggaccgttaccagcaacatggatcaacacgtgacctccctagatccggtcgaccacgggtcactacccccgggcaggaccgctacatccgggtacgccaccttcgggaacgattgactactgccacctgcacagccgcagcaataccaggtttgcgcaggatatccgaccagaccgtacggaaccgcctacgtgaggcaggaattcgtgccagacgtccagttcgaggtgtcatcttaacaccacaacaccgtcgactccgactgcagtggtgccagattcatcgacaatggcctcaactgcgatggagacaggtgtggttcagtgacgagtcccg
It encodes:
- the LOC121370683 gene encoding metalloreductase STEAP4-like isoform X1, which encodes MPCGCASTNSTGTWMNGSMSQKLIRDMDDKPAGVQPRKRRKPIGIIGTGNYGRALAKRLVFSGYDVIIGSRRPQFRQLSTYDKCLCDVELTDIVDCVKRCDVLFVAIHAENFKVTLESISDEFDGKTVIDVSNRDSCLSRTSNTEYLSSLIKDAKVVKAFNVISSFVMENDIAGGSRRVFVAGDDPTARDDVCNLARDMGFAPIVIGGAASAQKIEAFVLQRFPGWKCPIFITFGIFNLWLLYVVYIYFIDKTAYRWDQIFVKVLNKPLCMTAITVMALVYMPGCLSAFLQLVNGTKHKHFPKWMDSWLRYRKQFGVICFVLVSTHVIMSVLLMSPTYYSSWFQSPAIHIPRNTSEDLHLPMKVWMTWKGEAACLVGIVAYVMLCVTAITTLPSVADTLNWREWRLLQSKLGHVILVLSVTHVIVMGAPGWIKENSAKIIQSITFLSIILPTIVLLMKFILLLPYVSSYVRKIRRGWERNPNPVVSGNRKGEEYVVLHCDDRPKARCGGNARCGCGQSTRRAPVSRVIPTPCCGCSVV
- the LOC121370683 gene encoding metalloreductase STEAP4-like isoform X2, with translation MKLIRDMDDKPAGVQPRKRRKPIGIIGTGNYGRALAKRLVFSGYDVIIGSRRPQFRQLSTYDKCLCDVELTDIVDCVKRCDVLFVAIHAENFKVTLESISDEFDGKTVIDVSNRDSCLSRTSNTEYLSSLIKDAKVVKAFNVISSFVMENDIAGGSRRVFVAGDDPTARDDVCNLARDMGFAPIVIGGAASAQKIEAFVLQRFPGWKCPIFITFGIFNLWLLYVVYIYFIDKTAYRWDQIFVKVLNKPLCMTAITVMALVYMPGCLSAFLQLVNGTKHKHFPKWMDSWLRYRKQFGVICFVLVSTHVIMSVLLMSPTYYSSWFQSPAIHIPRNTSEDLHLPMKVWMTWKGEAACLVGIVAYVMLCVTAITTLPSVADTLNWREWRLLQSKLGHVILVLSVTHVIVMGAPGWIKENSAKIIQSITFLSIILPTIVLLMKFILLLPYVSSYVRKIRRGWERNPNPVVSGNRKGEEYVVLHCDDRPKARCGGNARCGCGQSTRRAPVSRVIPTPCCGCSVV